TGCTTAGAAGTTGTTTTCTAAATGTTAATGCACTAAATGAATCGCATTGAAGCCATGATAAATGAATGGCGGACCTAACTGTTAGAAAAAAGTGCTATTTGTAATGCTGTGTTTTTGTCGGCTAATGGCAATCTCTAGATGCGACTCTTTATTTTATATTTTTTGATTAAATGGCCGCGCTTTGTGGGCAGCAAGTCGTAAAACCCTACTTGGTATCAGGGGTTTCATTTTCGTAATTTCCGTTTCAGATCTTTAGTTTGAGTAACTGTGATCTCTGGTATCAATTTCTGGATGTTATTAACGGCTTCTTGTTACTTGTAAAGGCAATTGAGTTGAGGTCGCTATGGTTGTTTTAGGTTGGAGTAATAGCTAGATGTAAATCTTTCTTAAATTATCCGCATCGATGGGTAGGGTGTTTGGGTTTCCTTATAAAACTATTAATCTGGAGTCACATAATGCCAGTCGAGGCTATTGTGTCCATTGGTTTTGGTGGTTTTTAGTTGTCTCCGGGGTCATATTTCTTCACGTACTTGTTTAAACCAGCTGAGTACTTTCTGGTGGTGTTCTTGCCCGTATAAGAGAATAAAATTACGGGTGTGGTAGTTCTTGTTGTCCTGCAGTGCATTGATGCGCTCATCAACAAATTCTGGTGTTAGTTCGATGCCGCACTCTACCGTAATGCAATATAGCCAAGCATTGAAATTCTCTGGCACTACTGGCTGGGTCATAATAACTCCTAATTATTTTCTTGGTGCCTACGGGCCCTAAGGGAAGTTCTTGTGAAAACGCAGGGATTTTTCTAAGTTCTTATTGAGGGCAATTTATAAAATGGAAAAACCACCGGCAATGATTACTGCTGGTGGTTTCATTGATTGACTAAAGCCTTTCCCTCACTAAAACATGCCTCGCAATCCAACATTAAAGTTCCGCCCCGGCAGTGGAGCAAGTTCCTTTAGGAAGGATGAATGCACGTAAGCTAACTCGTCAGTTAGATTGTTAGCCTTCAGATAAACGGTGAGGTCGTGTTGGCTTCCTTGAAAAGTGTATGCAAGCTCAGTATTCAAAAGTGTGTAAGCAGCGGTGCTGGTTTCCAGTTCTGATACTTTGTTTTGCTCAAACGCGTGCGTAATCTCAATTCCTGCATCCCATCCATTGGAGCTATAACTTAACATACCGCCCAATCGTGCAGGTGGAGTGCGAGGCAGGTTACCTCCGTCATCTAACTTTCCACGAACAGTGTCTCCCCACAGTGTTAATGTGAGTGGCTTGGATATTTGCCAGGCAAATTCAGCTTCTAGCCCGTAGAGTGTCGAATCAGCTTGATCGAAGACATAAACGGGTAATTCGCCATGATTGTGACTCTCTTCTTCCTCATCGTGACCATGCTCTTCAATATCTTCGCTGGTGTAGCCCGTATTTCGCTCGTAGTAGAAATTATCAACCTGGTTGTAGAATAGATTCAGCACCCAGCCGATATTTCCGGAATGCCGGCGAAAACTGAGGTCAATGTTGTTGGAAACCTCTTCCTCAACATTGTTCTCGTAGTAAAAATAGGGCTCTTCTGTGTCATCCAGTCTAAATAGTGCGCCGACTTCGAAGGTGCTGGTGCCAATATGGGGACCATAAGAAAAAAGTTCAGCGGCACTGGGTGCTCGTTGGGCGTGGGTAAAAGAGATGCCGGCATTGTAATTAGCGGCAATGTCCCAGACCAAGCCGGCAGAAAAGCTAAAGGGTGTGAAAGCTAACTTATCGAGATTTCCCCCTCCCAGTCATCATCGGTGGCTTCGATAGTGACTCTTTCGATTCGGGCTCCTAACTGCCATAGGAACTCTCCCGTGTGCTTTTCCTGTATTAGCCCAATCGCTGAGCTTTCCGTTGTGCTCGGCGGAGTGAACGCCTCTTCGCCTATTGCTTCAAAATCGGTGGTTTTGCTTTCCAGGGTTATTGCACCACGCCAGCCGGCCATATCTTGCAGCAGCAGGTTGACCCGTGCTTGCAGTGTTTGATTACTGAATGTCGTACCGATAGCGTTGTTTTCGATCTCAGAATGTTCGTAGTCTGTGTAGCCAATTCTGGCATCCAGGCCGCTCAACCATGGGTTATCCAGTGACATTTCGCTAGCCAATTGCCAGCGGTCCTGTTTCAAGTCAGAGACTACTTCTAACTCTTCTTCATGCTCGTCATGATGCTCTGACTCATCTTCCTCGTGTTCCTCATGTTCTTCAGCGTGCGAATGGCTGTGCCCGGGAATACCGTTAATTCGCTCCAGGCGTCCATAGGCAAGGCCGATTGAACCATTATCTAAAAACCAGTTGCCACCGATGTTGAACCCTTTGCTTTTTGAGTCACTGTTCTCTAATACCCCACTGGATTCTTCGCCATAGTCGCTTGAGGTGGGAATTTCATAGTCGTCACCTTTGCGCCAGAAGCTGTCCACGTGATACGCCAGCTGATCATTGCCGCCGGTATGAGCCAGCGAGGCTTCGCGCTCATCTGCCACGGTATTGCTTCCCAGCGAATAAGCAGTCCTGTTTTCACTAGAGGTAGGGATCCGCTCATCTACCACATTGACTACGCCACCGATGGCTCCTGAACCATAAAATAAAGTGGCAGGCCCCCGCAGGATTTCTATCTGCTCTGCAGTAATGGTCTCAGTGGCGACGACATGGTCTGGGCCAACTCGGGAGGCATCGGCGCTATCGAGCCCATTTTGGGTAATCAGAACGCGGGGGCCGTTGAGTCCACGGATAATGGGGCTACTGGCTACTGGTCCAAAGTAGCTGGAATGAACCCCTACTTCATTCTTGAGGGTTTCTCCCAAAGTGGAGGCTTGTTTTCGACGCAGCTCTTCGCCGGCTACCACTGTTACTGGTTGTGCTGATTCAATGGTGGAAGCATGTAATGGTGTGGCTGTTACGTCAATTTGTTCGATAACAGTGTGTTGCAAGGTAACCTTCAGGGGCTCATCCTGACCAGCTTGTAAAATTACTGTCTTATGGCTGTGCCCCGGGGCATTGATATGGATCTCGCGGAGCTGTGAAGTATTCACCTCAAGTGAAAATCGGCCCTGCGCATCTGTTTGTGCCTGCTGTCTACTTCCCGCGACTTCAATACTAGCGCCATAGATGGGCTCTCCAGAAGAATCTAATACCTGGCCGGAAATCCCATGGGCCAGGTTAGATAGGGTCATCAGTGCGAAAAGGTTCGCAGTAAGTTTCATGAGTTATTCCTTATAAGATTTTTACGTCCAAGTGCACGCTAGTTACTCGTTGGCGGACCCGAAATCGAAAGTGAGCAGTAGTCGCAGTTGGCCGGGATCGACACTGGGTGAGCGATGGATTAGGCCGAATCCTTCATTGCCTTCCCAGAGTTCACCTTTGAGTAGGGCAACCGAGCCGCATGCCAGGTGATTGATGGAAGTTGAAGGAAATTCCTGGTTGGCCTTCAAGTCGAGTGTATGAGGGTCAATAGAGTCTGGTGTCAGCCACTCTGTCCCGGTGCCCAAATAGGTTGTAATCAATCGGCAAGGCACTCGGTCTACGTGAAATTTGGGGCACATTGCACCGCTTAAGGTTGTTAAGCGAATGCCGACTCCGCTTAACTCAAACAGGTAACTGAACATATCTGCCAGTAGCTGGATATCAGCACATAGGTGCGGGTAGGGCTTAAGCTCCGGTAATACTTCAGCGAGACGGTCAATCTTGGTGGTGGGAAGCAGAATCCGGCGGTTGGGATGCACAGCGCTATTTAGAAGAGATTGGCAATTATAGGCTATGTCTTTGGGCAGTTCTCTTTGCCAGATAGCCATATTGATATCAGTTTGGAAAATATCTGCCAAAATTTCTCCGGTATCTGCAGACACGGACCGGCGGGTATTTGGCTCCTTTACCTCAGATACTCCTTTTCCAAGTGGAACCAGCTCCGCATTATTTACCTGTGTAATCAGTGGCTCACGGCTTCTTTCGTTAGAGTAAATCAGGCTCAAGATATGCTCCTCTTAAGTAAATTCGGCTAGCGAAAATGTTTTCCGCATTGTTTATTTGCTTTGCTCTTAATGAGCGAGAGCAGGGTGTTAGTGAGGTTCCTGGCTGAAAGCGTTCAATCTTCAGTTGTGGAGATGATATAACGTATCATATTTGGGTTGGTGAGATTAGGCAACCTCCAGGTATTGAAGAGGAAGAGGGGTTTTGGAGTCAAAATGATCGAGCTGATGTCGGTCGTTGGGATGAGACGGTGGATGTTGTAACAGGAATAGGCTTTCTGAGGTGTGCGGGTATGTGCTTACGGGTAGTGAGTTACTTCGCGATATCTCACAGAGGGTCATACTGTTTATCGCAAATATCTTTCTTGTTGTCGGCGCAACTTACATTTTACTCAGATCTGGTGGATCTAAAATGATATAGTGTATCAATCGTATCTTTGTGGTTTATCCAAATTGGGTGGAAGAGCCAGGAAAATAATGGCGATGATTGGCCGGCTTCAAGTAAGGTCTCAGATTCGTGTTGGTCTACAGCCGAAGAGGGTATGTTACTCTGTCAGCTTGCTGTGTTTGTAGGTGAATTTTCGGTGTTTATGCCGCAAAAAACAGGGTTAGTGTTGGGAAACATCCAAAGCTCACCTGTTATTATTTAAATATTGCTGAGTAAATATGAAAATAAATAATTCTATTGTTTACGGGGTTGCAACTGCTGCACTACTCGCTGGAGCCAGTTACTCCAGCCTTGCTGCAGAGAAAGAAAGTGTTTCGACCGAGGGGATGTGGCAGCCTCACCAGTTGCCTGAATTGTCCAAGGAGCTTCGCAGTCATGGCCTCGAGCTGGACCCAGCCAGCATGACCAAGCTTACTGAATTCCCTATGAATGCGGTGATTAGCCTGGGGGGTGTTCCGCTTCCTTTGTCTCTCCCACGGGATTGGTGATTACCAACCACCACTGCGCCTACGGTTCAATTTCATACAATTCAACTGAATCCAAGGATTTACTGGCGGAAGGTTTCCTGGCCGGGGATTTAGCGGAAGAGTTGCCTGCTGCACCTGGCTCCCGTGTCTATGTCACCGTTGCAATGAACGAAGTGACGGATAAGGTTAATGAGCGCCTGACTGATGAGATGGATGGTGCTGCACGTTTTGCCGCAATCGAAGAAGCAGAGAAAGCGCTGGTTTCCGAGTGTGAGAAAGAGCCGGGGCATCGCTGTGAGGTTTATAGCTACTACGGCGGTTTGAATTACTACCTGGTCAAGCAACTGGAAATCCGCGATGTGCGTTTGGTCCATGCGCCGGCATCTTCGATCGGAAAGTTCGGTGGCGATATCGATAACTGGATGTGGCCTCGCCATACCGGCGATTACGCCTTCTACCGTGCCTATGTGGGTAAAGATGGTAAACCGGCCGATTACTCTAAAGATAATGTCCCTTACGAGCCCAAGCACTACCTGCCCGTAGCGGCAAAAGGCCCTAAGGAAGGCGATTTTGTGATGGTTGCCGGTTACCCTGGCCGCACTAATCGCTATCGCACCGCCCAGGAAGTGGAAAGTAACTTCAATTGGTATTACCCAAACATGCAGCGGGTATTGGGTGAGTGGTCAGAAACGATTGGTACGGCTACCGCCGACAATAAAGATGCAGAGTTAAAGTATGCCAGTCTCGTGGCAGGCTTGAATAATTACTCTAAAAACTTTACCGGCATGATGGAGGGATACCAGCGTAGCGATCTATTGCAGCGTAAAGAAAAGCTGGAAAAAGATTTGCAGGCCTGGGTGGATTCAGACAAAGCCCGCCAGAAAAAATACCAGTCTACTATTGATGACCTTGAGGCACTGGTTGTAGAAAAAGAATCAACCCGTGAACAGGATCTCGCCATCGATTATATGGATCGTTCAGCTATGCTGGGTGCCGCGAGCAAACTGTATCGTTTGGCTAAAGAGAACGAAAAACCTGATGCTAAGCGCAAGCCGGGTTATCAGGAAAGGGATCTGACCCGATTCACAGAGGGCATGCGTCGTATTGAACGCAGCTATCATCCATCAGTCGACAAACAGATCTGGCTCTACTTCCTGGACCGTTACCAGGCACTCCCGAAGGAGCAGCGTATAGCCAGCTTTGATCGTTTCTTGAACATCGGCAAAGGCAATACAGACTTAGAGGCAACACTCGACAAAATGTATAAGGAAACAGAGCTTTCCGATGTCGAGGTACGTGAAGCATGGATAGGTAAAAAGCCTGAAGACTTTATAGAGAGCAAAGACCCGTTTATCCAGCTGGCAGTGGCCATGTACGAAGACATGCTTACGCGTGAAGAGCATGAGGAGTCCATGAAAGGTCGCTTTGCTCAGTTGCGCCCACAGTATATGGAAATGCTGATTGATTATTACCACTCACTGGGTAAGCCGGTTTATCCTGATGCAAATAGCTCCCTCCGCGTGACCTATGGTTTGGTCAAAGGCTATGAGCCACCACCAGGTACGATTAAGAAGGCCGCTGACGGCAATGACGGTAAGCAAGGTTTTGTACCCTTTACAACTTTGCGTGGCATTAAGGCCAAGTACACAGGTGAGGCTCCCTTTGATGCCCCTAAGGCTTTGATGGAAGCTATCGATAAGAAGAGCTATGGCCGTTACTATGAAAAGCAGCTGGATTCGGTGCCGGTTAATTTCTTAAGTACCGTAGATATTACGGGCGGTAACTCAGGATCTCCGACAATGAATGGTCGCGGCGAGCTGGTGGGAGTCGTATTTGACGGAACCTACGATAGTATCAATGCTGATTGGGACTTCACCGATAGCACCCGGGCGATTCATGTCGACATCGCTTACATTCTCTGGGTAATGGAGAATATCGACGGTGCCGGATACCTGGTTCGGGAGATGGGCCAATAGCCGGCAATCGATGAAGTAGTGTCCTCGGGTGAGCAGCGCTCGCCTGGGACATTATTCTGTGTAAGGTTGAATGTTATCCACTTCCATACTGTAAGCCGCAGTTCCGAACTCGCTTTCTATTTTCAATGTTCTCAGTTTCCCTTCTATAGAGAAAGGTTCATACAGAGCGTCAACTTGAACTCCCTCAGGAAAACTGCCATGGATAACCTGATTTGGGGGTGGGGGCGGCAGGTGGATACAGGCTCCGAAGTAGGGAACAAAAAGGAAATTGGAAATTGTTAATTCGTCATTGAATTCAATTGGAACTATAAACCCAGCAATACGTATCTGTTGGTTGTCGAACTCTGGTTTTATTCGGGTGGAAGTCAAAGCGGCTTGGTAGCGGCTTTCATTTTCGCTCGTAGTGGCAATAGCTGATGAGTTAGGCATTGAGTCGGCAGTGGAGCCTTCAACAATATCATCTATGTATTCTGGTGGGTTGAGTAACGCATCCAGATCATCTTTTGGGATTAACTCTTCCCAGCTGACTTCACGATAATTGATACTTACCTGTTTGACTTGAGTATCTTCAGCGACTGGCGCTGAAACTTGATTGGTTTCAACTGGGCTATCACAGCCAGCTACGAGTAGTACGATTGCCAGGGTGCAGGCTGATGAGAAGAGATATCTGTTCATGGCTGGGGTTTATTTATCGTATTAAATGATTTGATATATCATTATATATCTGTTTGCAAAAATCCATGCTGCAAATGAGGTGCAAGAT
This DNA window, taken from Microbulbifer sp. MKSA007, encodes the following:
- a CDS encoding DUF3299 domain-containing protein — translated: MNRYLFSSACTLAIVLLVAGCDSPVETNQVSAPVAEDTQVKQVSINYREVSWEELIPKDDLDALLNPPEYIDDIVEGSTADSMPNSSAIATTSENESRYQAALTSTRIKPEFDNQQIRIAGFIVPIEFNDELTISNFLFVPYFGACIHLPPPPPNQVIHGSFPEGVQVDALYEPFSIEGKLRTLKIESEFGTAAYSMEVDNIQPYTE
- a CDS encoding DUF1826 domain-containing protein, whose protein sequence is MSLIYSNERSREPLITQVNNAELVPLGKGVSEVKEPNTRRSVSADTGEILADIFQTDINMAIWQRELPKDIAYNCQSLLNSAVHPNRRILLPTTKIDRLAEVLPELKPYPHLCADIQLLADMFSYLFELSGVGIRLTTLSGAMCPKFHVDRVPCRLITTYLGTGTEWLTPDSIDPHTLDLKANQEFPSTSINHLACGSVALLKGELWEGNEGFGLIHRSPSVDPGQLRLLLTFDFGSANE